From Streptomyces sp. Mut1, the proteins below share one genomic window:
- the mqnE gene encoding aminofutalosine synthase MqnE codes for MDAGFKREIEQKVAAGERLSREDGIGLYESDDLAWLGGLAHQVRTRKNGNVVHFNINRHLNMTNVCTASCAYCSFQRKPGEMDAYTMRIEEAVKLAKAMENDQLTELHLVNGLHPTLPWRYYPRSIRALKEALPPTVAVKAFTATEIHHFESISGLPASEILDELIDAGMESLTGGGAEIFDWEIRQHIVDHRTHWEDWSRIHRLAHEKGIKTPCTMLYGHIEEPRHRVDHVLRLRELQDETGGFQVFIPLRYQHDFHDSMDGKERNRLMSRTKMATPTESLKTFAVSRLLFDNVPHVKVFWVMHGLQTAQLALNHGADDIDGSVVEYKITHDADNYGTPDKMSRESLLDLIRDAGFQPVERNTLYQTVREYEGPDPEIRETPQPMRV; via the coding sequence GTGGACGCAGGATTCAAACGCGAAATCGAACAGAAGGTCGCTGCCGGCGAACGCCTCAGCCGGGAGGACGGTATCGGTCTCTACGAGAGCGACGACCTGGCCTGGCTCGGCGGGCTGGCCCATCAGGTCCGTACGCGGAAGAACGGCAACGTCGTTCACTTCAACATCAACCGCCATCTCAACATGACCAACGTGTGCACGGCCTCGTGCGCGTACTGCTCGTTCCAGCGCAAGCCGGGCGAGATGGACGCGTACACCATGCGCATCGAGGAGGCCGTGAAGCTGGCCAAGGCGATGGAGAACGACCAGCTCACCGAGTTGCACCTGGTCAACGGCCTCCACCCGACGCTGCCCTGGCGCTATTACCCGCGCTCGATCCGGGCACTGAAGGAAGCGCTGCCGCCGACGGTCGCCGTCAAGGCGTTCACCGCCACCGAGATCCATCACTTCGAGAGCATCTCCGGGCTCCCGGCGAGCGAGATCCTGGACGAGCTGATCGACGCGGGCATGGAGTCGCTGACCGGCGGCGGTGCGGAGATCTTCGACTGGGAGATCCGCCAGCACATCGTGGACCACCGCACGCACTGGGAAGACTGGTCGCGCATCCACCGTCTCGCCCACGAGAAGGGGATCAAGACCCCCTGCACGATGCTCTACGGGCACATCGAGGAGCCCCGGCACCGCGTCGACCACGTGCTGCGGCTGCGTGAACTCCAGGACGAGACCGGCGGCTTCCAGGTCTTCATCCCGCTGCGCTACCAGCACGACTTCCATGACTCCATGGACGGCAAGGAACGCAACCGGCTGATGTCCAGGACGAAGATGGCGACGCCGACGGAGTCCCTGAAGACCTTCGCGGTCTCGCGGCTGCTCTTCGACAACGTGCCGCACGTCAAGGTCTTCTGGGTGATGCACGGCCTCCAGACCGCACAGCTCGCGCTCAACCACGGCGCCGACGACATCGACGGCTCCGTTGTCGAGTACAAGATCACGCACGACGCGGACAACTACGGCACTCCGGACAAGATGTCCCGCGAGAGCCTGCTCGACCTGATCCGCGACGCCGGGTTCCAGCCCGTGGAGCGCAACACGCTCTATCAGACCGTCCGCGAGTACGAGGGCCCGGATCCGGAGATCCGCGAGACCCCCCAGCCCATGCGGGTCTGA
- a CDS encoding DUF6069 family protein — MSNTATASPTRQQARGRIVYPLVATVATVIVWLIAHATLDDGLKAKAQGGDIQEIGLPVVIGVTLVVGFAALGVVTLLDRKSPNARTLWTVISSVIFLLSLLGPAGSGDGGGSKVALLCMHVVVAAVLIPGFARTARKD; from the coding sequence ATGTCGAATACAGCGACCGCCTCCCCCACCCGGCAGCAGGCCCGCGGACGGATCGTGTACCCCCTGGTCGCCACCGTGGCGACCGTCATCGTCTGGCTCATAGCGCACGCCACCCTCGACGACGGCCTCAAGGCGAAGGCCCAGGGCGGCGACATCCAGGAGATCGGTCTGCCGGTGGTCATCGGCGTGACGCTCGTGGTGGGCTTCGCCGCCCTCGGCGTGGTGACGCTGCTCGACCGCAAGTCGCCCAACGCCCGCACCCTGTGGACGGTGATCTCCTCGGTCATCTTTCTGCTGTCCCTGCTCGGCCCGGCCGGCAGCGGCGACGGGGGCGGCTCCAAGGTCGCGCTGCTGTGCATGCACGTCGTCGTGGCCGCGGTGCTGATCCCCGGGTTCGCGCGCACCGCACGAAAGGACTGA
- a CDS encoding ferredoxin, whose protein sequence is MTVRDEDLRGDALEVWIDQDLCTGDGICCQYAPDVFELDIDGLAYVRNADGDLLQDTGATVLVPTIALRDVTDSVKECPGECIHVRRISDGVEVLGPDSADG, encoded by the coding sequence ATGACCGTACGGGACGAGGACCTCCGGGGCGATGCCCTTGAGGTCTGGATCGACCAGGACCTGTGCACGGGTGACGGGATCTGCTGTCAGTACGCGCCCGATGTCTTCGAGCTGGACATCGACGGGCTCGCCTACGTCAGGAACGCGGACGGCGATCTGCTCCAGGACACGGGTGCCACGGTCCTCGTGCCGACCATCGCCCTGCGCGACGTCACCGACTCGGTGAAGGAGTGCCCGGGGGAGTGCATCCATGTACGCCGGATCAGCGACGGCGTCGAGGTCCTCGGACCGGATTCGGCGGACGGCTGA